One genomic window of Monodelphis domestica isolate mMonDom1 chromosome 1, mMonDom1.pri, whole genome shotgun sequence includes the following:
- the CENPO gene encoding centromere protein O isoform X2 — protein sequence MFPRSWRKEIQPPSSSYTLGILKKKKQNRKKKPLGLEELMATSQKHVFSLIGVLYQLEKLEAQNLRSARQQEENYGEQETGAVLKAKILKMRKLRDELRIKVKLQEASARIPITNLEPYEPLKNSEENLEMKLKKAKAFLQAFHLTGISGKLTKQGVCVCFSTAFEGNILDSYYVDLIIQEPLKIHRHSIPVFIPLEQIAAKYLQSDFQRFMFSLSEHLNAYSGRKYQADQLQHGFSAFLARPLQRNSLCTLLTFTYTMDSSEKAFPFCARLVYEDLTRTLPTNVTVTYQGTGATPASWEKQRAAQETLFYKNALPKVFESFLRRETFDCTSSEP from the exons ATGTTCCCCAGATCCTGGAG gAAGGAAATCCAGCCACCTTCCTCCTCTTATACTCtaggaatcttaaaaaaaaaaaagcaaaatagaaaaaaaaaacctttaggaTTGGAAGAGCTGATGGCAACTTCCCAGAAACATG TCTTTTCACTCATAGGTGTTTTATATCAGCTGGAAAAACTGGAGGCTCAGAATCTCAGATCAGCCAGGCAACAAGAAGAGAACTACGGAGAGCAGGAGACAGGAGCTGTCTTGAAAGCAAAGATCCTGAAGATGAGAAAACTTCGGGATGAACTAAGGATTAAAGTGAAGCTCCAGGAAGCCAGT GCCAGAATACCCATCACTAATCTAGAACCCTATGAACCCTTGAAGAACAGTGAGGAAAATCTGGAGATGAAGTTGAAAAAGGCTAAAGCTTTCTTGCAAGCATTCCATTTAACAG GGATTAGTGGCAAATTGACCAAGCAAGGGGTCTGTGTCTGCTTCAGCACTGCTTTTGAGGGAAATATCTTGGATTCCTATTATGTGGATCTTATCATCCAGGAACCACTTAAGATACATCGCCATTCCATTCCAGTTTTCATCCCCCTGGAACAGATAGCTGCAAAGTACTTGCAGTCTGATTTTCAACGCTTCATGTTTAGTCTCAGTGAACACCTAAATGCCTATTCTGGAAGAAAATATCAGGCAGATCAACTTCAG CATGGCTTTTCAGCTTTCCTAGCCAGGCCCTTGCAAAGAAATTCCCTGTGCACTTTGCTGACATTCACGTACACCATGGACTCCAGTGAGAAGGCTTTCCCTTTTTGTGCCAGGCTTGTGTATGAGGACCTCACAAGAACTCTCCCCACCAATGTCACAGTTACATACCAAG GGACAGGAGCAACACCTGCCTCATGGGAGAAGCAGCGAGCAGCCCAGGAGACTTTATTCTATAAAAATGCCCTTCCCAAGGTGTTTGAGTCTTTTTTGAGAAGAGAGACCTTTGATTGTACATCCAGTGAACCCTGA
- the CENPO gene encoding centromere protein O isoform X3, translated as MFPRSWRKEIQPPSSSYTLGILKKKKQNRKKKPLGLEELMATSQKHGVLYQLEKLEAQNLRSARQQEENYGEQETGAVLKAKILKMRKLRDELRIKVKLQEASARIPITNLEPYEPLKNSEENLEMKLKKAKAFLQAFHLTGISGKLTKQGVCVCFSTAFEGNILDSYYVDLIIQEPLKIHRHSIPVFIPLEQIAAKYLQSDFQRFMFSLSEHLNAYSGRKYQADQLQHGFSAFLARPLQRNSLCTLLTFTYTMDSSEKAFPFCARLVYEDLTRTLPTNVTVTYQGTGATPASWEKQRAAQETLFYKNALPKVFESFLRRETFDCTSSEP; from the exons ATGTTCCCCAGATCCTGGAG gAAGGAAATCCAGCCACCTTCCTCCTCTTATACTCtaggaatcttaaaaaaaaaaaagcaaaatagaaaaaaaaaacctttaggaTTGGAAGAGCTGATGGCAACTTCCCAGAAACATG GTGTTTTATATCAGCTGGAAAAACTGGAGGCTCAGAATCTCAGATCAGCCAGGCAACAAGAAGAGAACTACGGAGAGCAGGAGACAGGAGCTGTCTTGAAAGCAAAGATCCTGAAGATGAGAAAACTTCGGGATGAACTAAGGATTAAAGTGAAGCTCCAGGAAGCCAGT GCCAGAATACCCATCACTAATCTAGAACCCTATGAACCCTTGAAGAACAGTGAGGAAAATCTGGAGATGAAGTTGAAAAAGGCTAAAGCTTTCTTGCAAGCATTCCATTTAACAG GGATTAGTGGCAAATTGACCAAGCAAGGGGTCTGTGTCTGCTTCAGCACTGCTTTTGAGGGAAATATCTTGGATTCCTATTATGTGGATCTTATCATCCAGGAACCACTTAAGATACATCGCCATTCCATTCCAGTTTTCATCCCCCTGGAACAGATAGCTGCAAAGTACTTGCAGTCTGATTTTCAACGCTTCATGTTTAGTCTCAGTGAACACCTAAATGCCTATTCTGGAAGAAAATATCAGGCAGATCAACTTCAG CATGGCTTTTCAGCTTTCCTAGCCAGGCCCTTGCAAAGAAATTCCCTGTGCACTTTGCTGACATTCACGTACACCATGGACTCCAGTGAGAAGGCTTTCCCTTTTTGTGCCAGGCTTGTGTATGAGGACCTCACAAGAACTCTCCCCACCAATGTCACAGTTACATACCAAG GGACAGGAGCAACACCTGCCTCATGGGAGAAGCAGCGAGCAGCCCAGGAGACTTTATTCTATAAAAATGCCCTTCCCAAGGTGTTTGAGTCTTTTTTGAGAAGAGAGACCTTTGATTGTACATCCAGTGAACCCTGA
- the CENPO gene encoding centromere protein O isoform X1 yields the protein MSWVPPSCCTVWALGTPGRIEPLLKALSAGTPVLSFKGRRLGSSWLAAQQERFRKGDLLRGVLYQLEKLEAQNLRSARQQEENYGEQETGAVLKAKILKMRKLRDELRIKVKLQEASARIPITNLEPYEPLKNSEENLEMKLKKAKAFLQAFHLTGISGKLTKQGVCVCFSTAFEGNILDSYYVDLIIQEPLKIHRHSIPVFIPLEQIAAKYLQSDFQRFMFSLSEHLNAYSGRKYQADQLQHGFSAFLARPLQRNSLCTLLTFTYTMDSSEKAFPFCARLVYEDLTRTLPTNVTVTYQGTGATPASWEKQRAAQETLFYKNALPKVFESFLRRETFDCTSSEP from the exons ATGTCCTGGGTGCCGCCATCTTGCTGTACGGTTTGGGCGCTAGGCACGCCGGGAAGGATCGAGCCACTTTTGAAGGCTCTGTCGGCGGGAACACCAGTTCTGTCTTTTAAGGGGAGGAGGCTAGGGAGTAGTTGGCTAGCTGCGCAGCAAGAGCGGTTTCGGAAAGGCGACTTATTAAGAG GTGTTTTATATCAGCTGGAAAAACTGGAGGCTCAGAATCTCAGATCAGCCAGGCAACAAGAAGAGAACTACGGAGAGCAGGAGACAGGAGCTGTCTTGAAAGCAAAGATCCTGAAGATGAGAAAACTTCGGGATGAACTAAGGATTAAAGTGAAGCTCCAGGAAGCCAGT GCCAGAATACCCATCACTAATCTAGAACCCTATGAACCCTTGAAGAACAGTGAGGAAAATCTGGAGATGAAGTTGAAAAAGGCTAAAGCTTTCTTGCAAGCATTCCATTTAACAG GGATTAGTGGCAAATTGACCAAGCAAGGGGTCTGTGTCTGCTTCAGCACTGCTTTTGAGGGAAATATCTTGGATTCCTATTATGTGGATCTTATCATCCAGGAACCACTTAAGATACATCGCCATTCCATTCCAGTTTTCATCCCCCTGGAACAGATAGCTGCAAAGTACTTGCAGTCTGATTTTCAACGCTTCATGTTTAGTCTCAGTGAACACCTAAATGCCTATTCTGGAAGAAAATATCAGGCAGATCAACTTCAG CATGGCTTTTCAGCTTTCCTAGCCAGGCCCTTGCAAAGAAATTCCCTGTGCACTTTGCTGACATTCACGTACACCATGGACTCCAGTGAGAAGGCTTTCCCTTTTTGTGCCAGGCTTGTGTATGAGGACCTCACAAGAACTCTCCCCACCAATGTCACAGTTACATACCAAG GGACAGGAGCAACACCTGCCTCATGGGAGAAGCAGCGAGCAGCCCAGGAGACTTTATTCTATAAAAATGCCCTTCCCAAGGTGTTTGAGTCTTTTTTGAGAAGAGAGACCTTTGATTGTACATCCAGTGAACCCTGA
- the CENPO gene encoding centromere protein O isoform X4, whose translation MATSQKHVFSLIGVLYQLEKLEAQNLRSARQQEENYGEQETGAVLKAKILKMRKLRDELRIKVKLQEASARIPITNLEPYEPLKNSEENLEMKLKKAKAFLQAFHLTGISGKLTKQGVCVCFSTAFEGNILDSYYVDLIIQEPLKIHRHSIPVFIPLEQIAAKYLQSDFQRFMFSLSEHLNAYSGRKYQADQLQHGFSAFLARPLQRNSLCTLLTFTYTMDSSEKAFPFCARLVYEDLTRTLPTNVTVTYQGTGATPASWEKQRAAQETLFYKNALPKVFESFLRRETFDCTSSEP comes from the exons ATGGCAACTTCCCAGAAACATG TCTTTTCACTCATAGGTGTTTTATATCAGCTGGAAAAACTGGAGGCTCAGAATCTCAGATCAGCCAGGCAACAAGAAGAGAACTACGGAGAGCAGGAGACAGGAGCTGTCTTGAAAGCAAAGATCCTGAAGATGAGAAAACTTCGGGATGAACTAAGGATTAAAGTGAAGCTCCAGGAAGCCAGT GCCAGAATACCCATCACTAATCTAGAACCCTATGAACCCTTGAAGAACAGTGAGGAAAATCTGGAGATGAAGTTGAAAAAGGCTAAAGCTTTCTTGCAAGCATTCCATTTAACAG GGATTAGTGGCAAATTGACCAAGCAAGGGGTCTGTGTCTGCTTCAGCACTGCTTTTGAGGGAAATATCTTGGATTCCTATTATGTGGATCTTATCATCCAGGAACCACTTAAGATACATCGCCATTCCATTCCAGTTTTCATCCCCCTGGAACAGATAGCTGCAAAGTACTTGCAGTCTGATTTTCAACGCTTCATGTTTAGTCTCAGTGAACACCTAAATGCCTATTCTGGAAGAAAATATCAGGCAGATCAACTTCAG CATGGCTTTTCAGCTTTCCTAGCCAGGCCCTTGCAAAGAAATTCCCTGTGCACTTTGCTGACATTCACGTACACCATGGACTCCAGTGAGAAGGCTTTCCCTTTTTGTGCCAGGCTTGTGTATGAGGACCTCACAAGAACTCTCCCCACCAATGTCACAGTTACATACCAAG GGACAGGAGCAACACCTGCCTCATGGGAGAAGCAGCGAGCAGCCCAGGAGACTTTATTCTATAAAAATGCCCTTCCCAAGGTGTTTGAGTCTTTTTTGAGAAGAGAGACCTTTGATTGTACATCCAGTGAACCCTGA
- the CENPO gene encoding centromere protein O isoform X5: MATSQKHGVLYQLEKLEAQNLRSARQQEENYGEQETGAVLKAKILKMRKLRDELRIKVKLQEASARIPITNLEPYEPLKNSEENLEMKLKKAKAFLQAFHLTGISGKLTKQGVCVCFSTAFEGNILDSYYVDLIIQEPLKIHRHSIPVFIPLEQIAAKYLQSDFQRFMFSLSEHLNAYSGRKYQADQLQHGFSAFLARPLQRNSLCTLLTFTYTMDSSEKAFPFCARLVYEDLTRTLPTNVTVTYQGTGATPASWEKQRAAQETLFYKNALPKVFESFLRRETFDCTSSEP; the protein is encoded by the exons ATGGCAACTTCCCAGAAACATG GTGTTTTATATCAGCTGGAAAAACTGGAGGCTCAGAATCTCAGATCAGCCAGGCAACAAGAAGAGAACTACGGAGAGCAGGAGACAGGAGCTGTCTTGAAAGCAAAGATCCTGAAGATGAGAAAACTTCGGGATGAACTAAGGATTAAAGTGAAGCTCCAGGAAGCCAGT GCCAGAATACCCATCACTAATCTAGAACCCTATGAACCCTTGAAGAACAGTGAGGAAAATCTGGAGATGAAGTTGAAAAAGGCTAAAGCTTTCTTGCAAGCATTCCATTTAACAG GGATTAGTGGCAAATTGACCAAGCAAGGGGTCTGTGTCTGCTTCAGCACTGCTTTTGAGGGAAATATCTTGGATTCCTATTATGTGGATCTTATCATCCAGGAACCACTTAAGATACATCGCCATTCCATTCCAGTTTTCATCCCCCTGGAACAGATAGCTGCAAAGTACTTGCAGTCTGATTTTCAACGCTTCATGTTTAGTCTCAGTGAACACCTAAATGCCTATTCTGGAAGAAAATATCAGGCAGATCAACTTCAG CATGGCTTTTCAGCTTTCCTAGCCAGGCCCTTGCAAAGAAATTCCCTGTGCACTTTGCTGACATTCACGTACACCATGGACTCCAGTGAGAAGGCTTTCCCTTTTTGTGCCAGGCTTGTGTATGAGGACCTCACAAGAACTCTCCCCACCAATGTCACAGTTACATACCAAG GGACAGGAGCAACACCTGCCTCATGGGAGAAGCAGCGAGCAGCCCAGGAGACTTTATTCTATAAAAATGCCCTTCCCAAGGTGTTTGAGTCTTTTTTGAGAAGAGAGACCTTTGATTGTACATCCAGTGAACCCTGA
- the CENPO gene encoding centromere protein O isoform X6, protein MCVLYQLEKLEAQNLRSARQQEENYGEQETGAVLKAKILKMRKLRDELRIKVKLQEASARIPITNLEPYEPLKNSEENLEMKLKKAKAFLQAFHLTGISGKLTKQGVCVCFSTAFEGNILDSYYVDLIIQEPLKIHRHSIPVFIPLEQIAAKYLQSDFQRFMFSLSEHLNAYSGRKYQADQLQHGFSAFLARPLQRNSLCTLLTFTYTMDSSEKAFPFCARLVYEDLTRTLPTNVTVTYQGTGATPASWEKQRAAQETLFYKNALPKVFESFLRRETFDCTSSEP, encoded by the exons ATGT GTGTTTTATATCAGCTGGAAAAACTGGAGGCTCAGAATCTCAGATCAGCCAGGCAACAAGAAGAGAACTACGGAGAGCAGGAGACAGGAGCTGTCTTGAAAGCAAAGATCCTGAAGATGAGAAAACTTCGGGATGAACTAAGGATTAAAGTGAAGCTCCAGGAAGCCAGT GCCAGAATACCCATCACTAATCTAGAACCCTATGAACCCTTGAAGAACAGTGAGGAAAATCTGGAGATGAAGTTGAAAAAGGCTAAAGCTTTCTTGCAAGCATTCCATTTAACAG GGATTAGTGGCAAATTGACCAAGCAAGGGGTCTGTGTCTGCTTCAGCACTGCTTTTGAGGGAAATATCTTGGATTCCTATTATGTGGATCTTATCATCCAGGAACCACTTAAGATACATCGCCATTCCATTCCAGTTTTCATCCCCCTGGAACAGATAGCTGCAAAGTACTTGCAGTCTGATTTTCAACGCTTCATGTTTAGTCTCAGTGAACACCTAAATGCCTATTCTGGAAGAAAATATCAGGCAGATCAACTTCAG CATGGCTTTTCAGCTTTCCTAGCCAGGCCCTTGCAAAGAAATTCCCTGTGCACTTTGCTGACATTCACGTACACCATGGACTCCAGTGAGAAGGCTTTCCCTTTTTGTGCCAGGCTTGTGTATGAGGACCTCACAAGAACTCTCCCCACCAATGTCACAGTTACATACCAAG GGACAGGAGCAACACCTGCCTCATGGGAGAAGCAGCGAGCAGCCCAGGAGACTTTATTCTATAAAAATGCCCTTCCCAAGGTGTTTGAGTCTTTTTTGAGAAGAGAGACCTTTGATTGTACATCCAGTGAACCCTGA